A window from Chitinophaga filiformis encodes these proteins:
- a CDS encoding uroporphyrinogen-III synthase, producing the protein MDFYPFIRVEGLSAKDFRKQKIDIQNFTAVIFTSRNAVDHFFRICEEMKIKVSQDCKYFCITEAIALYLQKFILYRKRKVFYGADGSTKSLLEVMNKHRDNEKFLFPSSDSQRKDIEEWLKANKCEYATATLYKTVSNDVKELLEGTEYDMIVFFSPYGVKSLFENVPKFEQNGTRIGSFGPTTSAAVEEAGLRLDVKAPTPQAPSMVAALEQYLATINKK; encoded by the coding sequence TTGGATTTTTATCCGTTTATAAGGGTGGAGGGACTGTCCGCAAAAGACTTCAGGAAACAAAAGATTGACATACAGAATTTTACGGCTGTTATTTTTACCAGCCGGAACGCTGTAGACCATTTTTTCAGGATCTGTGAGGAAATGAAAATCAAGGTGTCCCAGGACTGTAAGTACTTCTGTATCACAGAAGCTATTGCCTTGTATTTGCAGAAATTCATCCTATACCGGAAACGTAAAGTATTCTATGGTGCCGACGGGTCTACCAAAAGCCTGCTGGAAGTGATGAACAAGCACCGCGACAATGAAAAGTTCCTGTTCCCCAGCTCTGATAGCCAGCGTAAGGACATTGAAGAATGGTTGAAAGCCAATAAATGTGAATACGCAACTGCTACTTTGTACAAAACAGTTTCCAACGACGTGAAGGAATTACTGGAAGGTACTGAATACGATATGATCGTCTTCTTCAGTCCTTACGGCGTAAAATCCCTGTTCGAGAACGTACCGAAGTTCGAGCAGAATGGTACCCGTATCGGTTCTTTCGGTCCTACTACTTCAGCGGCTGTTGAGGAGGCCGGTCTGAGGCTGGACGTAAAAGCTCCTACCCCGCAGGCGCCATCCATGGTAGCGGCGCTGGAGCAGTACCTGGCCACGATCAACAAAAAATAA
- a CDS encoding DUF4271 domain-containing protein has protein sequence MVIIAYELLRMDNFYIFAHNFTRHLKYFLVRNWLLFLFIIPCLRLAAQTDSTVRQEPAVQHAPAKVQNAPRDTAARPVKKKVPVVRKDSTGAIIPESAVRPAAPVAPAANNPAVPAAPATVTPATAAVAADSVQQQAVVPSKQETAYDLFLKDLTVKNVFLKANKPSRLDVNKLRVYEDLDWLVYVMTGVVLLLGIIRLSYLKYFSDLFRAFMNPTLSQRQLKDQLSQSPFPNFLLNSYFVISLALYLYLLMYRQQYITSNTAWMAIPGLIVLVAVVYGVKYLMLRFCGWLFGSSELADAYIFILYLINKVLGILLVPFLVILAFCTPELAKAFMYISIFFIVLLVAYRYIRSYSVVKQYLSFSRLHFFLYLCAFEVAPVLIITKVLLVALTGGL, from the coding sequence ATGGTTATTATAGCATACGAGCTATTGAGGATGGACAATTTTTATATCTTTGCCCACAACTTTACACGGCATTTAAAATATTTCCTGGTGCGAAACTGGTTATTGTTCCTGTTCATTATACCCTGTTTACGTTTGGCGGCTCAGACTGATAGTACTGTACGGCAGGAGCCGGCAGTGCAGCATGCACCTGCAAAAGTGCAGAACGCTCCCCGGGATACGGCTGCCAGGCCGGTGAAAAAGAAAGTGCCGGTGGTCAGAAAAGACAGTACAGGCGCCATTATACCTGAGAGCGCAGTTAGACCTGCGGCTCCGGTAGCACCGGCGGCCAATAATCCTGCTGTGCCCGCAGCTCCGGCTACGGTTACTCCAGCTACTGCAGCGGTTGCCGCTGACAGCGTACAGCAGCAGGCTGTCGTACCTTCAAAACAGGAAACGGCCTATGATCTGTTCCTGAAAGATCTGACGGTAAAGAATGTGTTTTTGAAGGCCAATAAGCCTTCCCGCCTGGATGTGAACAAGCTAAGGGTGTATGAAGATCTTGACTGGCTGGTGTATGTGATGACGGGCGTTGTGTTATTACTCGGCATCATCCGCCTGAGCTATCTGAAGTATTTCTCTGACCTGTTCCGGGCATTTATGAATCCTACGCTGAGCCAGCGCCAGCTGAAGGACCAGTTATCACAGTCGCCTTTCCCCAATTTCCTGCTGAACAGCTATTTCGTGATCAGCCTGGCATTATATCTTTACCTGTTGATGTACCGCCAGCAATATATTACCAGCAATACTGCCTGGATGGCGATACCTGGTCTGATCGTACTGGTGGCCGTTGTATATGGGGTAAAATACCTGATGCTGCGTTTCTGTGGCTGGTTATTCGGCAGTAGCGAGCTGGCAGACGCCTATATCTTCATTTTGTACCTGATCAATAAGGTTTTGGGCATTTTGCTGGTACCGTTCCTGGTGATCCTGGCTTTTTGTACACCGGAATTGGCAAAAGCCTTTATGTATATCTCTATATTCTTTATTGTTTTATTGGTGGCATACCGCTATATCAGGTCGTATTCAGTGGTAAAACAATACTTATCTTTCAGCAGATTGCATTTTTTTCTTTACCTTTGCGCATTCGAAGTAGCGCCGGTTTTAATAATAACTAAGGTGTTGCTGGTCGCGTTAACTGGTGGTCTCTGA